Proteins co-encoded in one Centroberyx gerrardi isolate f3 chromosome 18, fCenGer3.hap1.cur.20231027, whole genome shotgun sequence genomic window:
- the LOC139930250 gene encoding uncharacterized protein LOC139930250 produces the protein MPQLAASTVLQLVLLLSAVPAQYFISRWSGSTAVQRYHATARFLRMWKEWTASYLNGTVWTEWATEQMSKIKLLVGLGQEERAPDESLAIEVMLYDNDQGYFGASKAVRSPRPPFVFLRVGEVVMEKKGHMVGVVVSWDSERHAPPDWINRMYSDSMYPKAENTPHYKVLFSGPGPNSILVAYLPQTQLQRITGMRPDIPTLDQYFTHFDGERFVMRPWLREIFPEDEDN, from the exons ATGCCCCAGCTCGCGGCCAGCACGGTGCTCCAGCTCGTGCTGCTGCTCTCCGCTGTGCCCGCGCAGTACTTCATCTCCCGGTGGAGCGGCTCCACGGCGGTGCAGCGCTACCACGCAACCGCACG GTTCCTTAGGATGTGGAAAGAGTGGACAGCATCTTATCTGAATGGTACTGTATGGACGGAGTGGGCAACCGAGCAGATGTCCAAGATCAA GTTGCTGGTCGGTTTAGGACAGGAAGAGCGAGCGCCTGACGAGTCTCTTGCCATAGAGGTCATGCTTTATGACAATGACCAGGGATACTTTGGAG cctccaAGGCAGTGCGCAGCCCCCGGCCCCCGTTTGTGTTTCTGCGGGTGGGGGAGGTGGTGATGGAGAAGAAGGGCCACATGGTCGGGGTGGTGGTGAGCTGGGACTCGGAGCGCCACGCCCCTCCAGACTGGATCAACAGAATGTACTCCGACTCCATG TACCCCAAAGCAGAGAACACACCTCACTACAAGGTGCTGTTCAGCGGACCTGGACCCAACTCAATATTAGTTGCCTACCTGCCTCAAACACAACTGCAGCGCATCACTGGGATGAGG CCGGACATTCCCACCTTGGACCAGTATTTCACACACTTTGATGGAGAACGGTTCGTCATGCGGCCCTGGCTCAGAGAGATCTTCCCCGAGGACGAGGACAACTAA
- the irak1bp1 gene encoding interleukin-1 receptor-associated kinase 1-binding protein 1 homolog, which yields MDSPSRVFAAVIPSAARDFAYNEKEQGLEGLAQVVHRQSHNNRVREVQVTGVAEICSPADRVTVRISVGNTKESVNDVRNSVSRRVEYILQTLRQHGVKDEDTSVRRFLHREDDLYHMDVEVTVSFSDFEKMERVCSVLLEKLDKSVCVGVPHFYHSTECLSQLRQRACVSAVENAQQKACEVSRLLGQNLGPPLLVREEETREWRNEEEEEEGDRRRGGATHPQLPHRPTVTASCRVSVTFSLQDKTRKKL from the exons ATGGATAGTCCGAGTCGAGTATTTGCTGCGGTAATACCTTCTGCTGCTCGGGATTTCGCTTATAATGAGAAAGAGCAGGGACTGGAAGGACTTGCACAAGTAGTTCATCGGCAAAGTCACAACAACAGGGTGAGGGAGGTCCAGGTCACCGGAGTAGCGGAAATCTGCAGCCCGGCGGACCGGGTAACGGTGCGCATCAGTGTCGGGAATACCAAGGAATCAGTCAACGACGTCAGAAACAGCGTCTCCCGACGAGTTGAATACATTTTACAAACGCTCAG ACAACATGGGGTGAAGGACGAAGACACCTCAGTGAGGAGATTTCTCCACCGAGAGGATGACCTGTACCATATGGATGTAGAG GTGACGGTCAGTTTCTCCGATTTTGAGAAGATGGAGCGAGTGTGTAGTGTTCTGTTGGAGAAGCTGGACaagagtgtttgtgtgggagTGCCACACTTCTACCACAGCACTGAATGCCTGAGTCAGCTGag gcagcgtgcatgtgtgtccgcGGTTGAAAACGCCCAGCAGAAGGCCTGCGAAGTTAGTCGCCTGCTGGGACAAAATCTGGGACCGCCCCTGctggtcagagaggaggagacgagggagTGGaggaacgaggaggaggaggaggagggggacagaAGGCGGGGCGGTGCCACCCATCCTCAGCTCCCTCACAGACCCACAGTCACTGCCTCCTGCCGTGTGTCTGTGACCTTCAGCCTCCAAGACAAAACCAGGAAGAAACTCTAA